In the Anguilla anguilla isolate fAngAng1 chromosome 7, fAngAng1.pri, whole genome shotgun sequence genome, one interval contains:
- the avpr2l gene encoding arginine vasopressin receptor 2, like: protein MSCNNSSEYGRFENPRCENREGEKRFAFIKVGVLGFVFVLAACGNAFLLYALWRKRKRNTRTQLFLLHLCLADLVVAFFQVLPQLSMEITHRFKASDFVCRAVKYLQVVGMFASTYMIVAMTVDRYNAVCRPMVSFLTGSFRRYVAIGASWLVSLLFSTPQLFIFSLQEVERHVYDCWATFIEPWGSKAYITWITLSVFVFPAVILLYCQIKICLEIYLNMKRKTLQSDKTEGRAKGISSAMMKTVKMTFVIILLYTICWSPFFVVQLWSVWSPSTAPTDGPAFITIMLLASLNSCTNPWIYLYYSRAN from the exons ATGAGTTGCAACAACAGTTCAGAATATGGGCGATTCGAAAATCCAAGATGcgagaacagagagggggagaaacgCTTTGCATTTATCAAAGTTGGCGTTTTGGGGTTTGTCTTTGTGTTGGCCGCCTGCGGAAATGCGTTTTTGTTATACGCACTGTGGAGGAAACGCAAAAGAAACACGAGGACGCAACTGTTCCTTCTGCATCTCTGCTTGGCTGATCTTGTGGTCGCGTTCTTTCAAGTCCTGCCGCAGCTGTCGATGGAAATCACGCACCGTTTTAAAGCCTCTGACTTCGTGTGCAGAGCGGTGAAATACCTTCAAGTCGTCGGAATGTTTGCTTCAACTTACATGATAGTTGCCATGACCGTAGACCGCTACAACGCCGTCTGCAGACCCATGGTGTCTTTCTTAACAGGTTCTTTTCGCAGATATGTCGCGATCGGGGCATCCTGGCTGGTGTCTCTTCTGTTCAGCACCCCgcagctgttcattttttctttgcaaGAAGTTGAGAGACACGTGTACGACTGCTGGGCGACTTTCATAGAACCCTGGGGGAGCAAAGCATATATTACCTGGATTACTTTATCGGTCTTCGTTTTTCCAGCCGTGATTCTTCTTTACTGCCAAATAAAGATTTGTTTGgagatttatttgaatatgaaaaGAAAGACATTGCAGTCTGACAAAACAGAAGGGCGGGCGAAGGGTATATCAAGTGCCATGATGAAAACGGTTAAAATGACGTTTGTCATCATTCTTCTGTACACCATATGCTGGAGTCCATTTTTTGTCGTCCAACTGTGGTCCGTGTGGAGCCCCAGTACCGCGCCAACTGACG GTCCAGCGTTCATTACAATCATGCTGCTGGCCAGTCTCAACAGCTGCACAAATCCCTGGATTTACCTATACTACAGCAGAGCCAACTGA